A single window of Methylacidimicrobium sp. AP8 DNA harbors:
- a CDS encoding NAD(P)-dependent oxidoreductase, with protein MKSPSGARRPKAGRRGGLGQGGRRGCGPRIGRIANPGGCSGAVGSAIKRTERVDSVLPGNRVASGSQTIRSETSGKLEEAMSEKIGFVGVGRMGANMARCLHDKKFNVTAVYDVRAESARELAPEIGATACSTLAQVSELADIIFTVVTDDKAQLAVFESPEDNLLKGKPAGKIFINCATVSPKVHVEVEKLVEQVGASSLEGCMASSIPQAREGKLYLMVGGKEAVFQKVKPILEALSVALTYVGGAGKAAQVKALVNMVMNINTLALAEGLGLGHALGLDLNMLRNVFSQTGAASRVLQTDGEDMQNREHSCFFSAEHAAKDSGIALALAREIGLHLALADATKCQYDRLVKLGCGQLDKSAISELTFLDRRAREVPL; from the coding sequence ATGAAATCTCCTTCGGGCGCTAGGCGGCCGAAAGCGGGTCGGAGGGGCGGCCTCGGCCAGGGGGGGCGTCGAGGATGCGGTCCCAGGATAGGGCGCATCGCGAATCCGGGCGGGTGCTCCGGAGCGGTCGGAAGCGCCATCAAGCGAACGGAGAGAGTGGACAGCGTTCTGCCGGGTAACAGGGTTGCCTCGGGCTCGCAGACGATTCGGAGTGAAACTTCTGGAAAATTGGAGGAAGCAATGAGCGAGAAGATCGGTTTTGTGGGAGTCGGACGCATGGGGGCCAACATGGCCCGCTGTCTGCACGATAAGAAATTCAATGTCACCGCGGTTTACGACGTCCGGGCGGAATCGGCCCGGGAGCTGGCGCCCGAAATCGGCGCCACCGCCTGCTCGACGCTCGCCCAAGTATCCGAGCTGGCCGACATCATCTTCACAGTGGTCACCGATGATAAAGCGCAGCTGGCCGTCTTCGAGTCGCCCGAGGACAACCTCCTCAAGGGCAAGCCCGCCGGAAAGATCTTCATCAACTGCGCGACCGTCAGCCCGAAGGTCCACGTCGAGGTGGAAAAGCTCGTGGAGCAAGTCGGCGCTTCGAGCCTGGAGGGCTGCATGGCCTCGAGCATCCCGCAAGCCCGGGAAGGAAAGCTCTATCTGATGGTCGGCGGCAAGGAAGCTGTCTTCCAGAAGGTCAAACCGATCCTCGAGGCGCTGAGCGTCGCGCTCACCTACGTCGGAGGCGCCGGGAAGGCGGCCCAGGTCAAGGCCTTGGTGAACATGGTCATGAACATCAACACCCTCGCTCTGGCGGAGGGATTAGGCTTAGGCCACGCGCTCGGCCTCGATCTGAACATGCTCCGCAACGTCTTCAGCCAGACCGGGGCGGCTTCCCGGGTTCTGCAAACCGACGGCGAGGACATGCAGAACCGCGAGCATAGCTGCTTCTTCTCCGCCGAGCATGCCGCCAAGGACTCGGGGATCGCCTTGGCTCTCGCGCGGGAGATCGGCCTCCATCTTGCGCTCGCCGACGCGACCAAGTGCCAATACGATCGCTTGGTCAAGCTCGGCTGCGGCCAGCTTGACAAGTCGGCGATCTCCGAGCTCACCTTCCTCGACCGGAGAGCCCGCGAGGTTCCCCTCTAG
- a CDS encoding 4a-hydroxytetrahydrobiopterin dehydratase, with amino-acid sequence MKTTLTDERCTACRKDAPRLTDAEIETMRHEVPEWRIEQRDGIPILERAFLFPDFAEAMRFARRVGELAEQEGHHPALLVEWGKVTVSWWTHKIRGLHRNDFIMAAKTDRLYEAEAGGRAPTE; translated from the coding sequence ATGAAAACGACGCTGACCGATGAGCGCTGTACCGCCTGTCGAAAGGACGCCCCAAGGCTGACCGACGCCGAAATCGAGACGATGCGGCACGAGGTCCCGGAATGGCGGATCGAGCAGAGAGACGGGATCCCGATCCTGGAAAGAGCCTTCCTCTTTCCCGATTTCGCCGAAGCGATGCGCTTCGCACGGCGGGTCGGCGAGCTGGCGGAGCAGGAGGGGCACCATCCGGCCCTGCTAGTCGAGTGGGGGAAAGTGACGGTGAGCTGGTGGACCCACAAGATTCGCGGCTTGCACCGCAACGACTTCATCATGGCCGCGAAGACCGATCGCCTGTACGAGGCCGAAGCGGGCGGGAGGGCTCCGACGGAGTGA
- a CDS encoding PQQ-dependent dehydrogenase, methanol/ethanol family — protein MGVERRTTERKGNHGRGLRTIWVYPVIVLLATPSRSRANEELVRLGADPGQWPMAGKNYAATRYSELDQINTRTVERLHVAWSFCTGALRGHEGGPLVVGSTMYVHSPFPNTVYALDLARKPYAILWKYTPAQKPGAITEACYDTVNRGVAYGMGKIFLGTLDGQLIALDAHTGDEIWKVKQGEIGRGETITGAPIVIKDMVLVGISGGEFGVRGRVNAYDINTGKARWVAYSQGPDDDILLERDFNKECPRHGGPGEGTRSWPGEQWKLGGGTTWGWFSYDPGLDLFYYGSGNPGSWNPDERKGGDNKWACTLWGRRPATGMARWAYQMTPWDSWGYDGTSELVLVDLRIGEGVRRCAVHFDKNGFAYTLDRATGEVLSAAPFVYVNWAKGINRGDDRPIEVPEKRAKAGIDIKGVCPSAMGGKNQQPAAYAPQTHLFYLGTNNLCMDIEATEARYVLGLPYIGANLTIYSGHEGRDKYYGEFIAWDPVKGRRAWELQERFPVCSGALATAGGLVFYGTLDGWFKAVDARTGVLLWQQKLGSGIVGSPIAFLGPDNKEYVAVYSGVGGWFGLPAALDLPRGDRQGAMGASGAAYDSGLPGSTTPGGELVVFGLE, from the coding sequence ATGGGAGTCGAACGGCGGACGACGGAGAGGAAGGGGAACCATGGACGTGGCCTTCGGACGATCTGGGTATACCCTGTGATCGTCCTTTTGGCTACGCCGTCCCGGTCGCGGGCCAACGAGGAGCTGGTTCGGCTGGGGGCGGATCCCGGTCAATGGCCGATGGCGGGCAAGAATTACGCGGCCACGCGGTACAGCGAGCTTGACCAGATCAACACGAGAACGGTCGAACGGCTGCACGTTGCCTGGAGCTTTTGCACCGGCGCTCTCCGGGGCCATGAGGGCGGGCCGCTTGTCGTCGGCAGCACCATGTATGTGCACTCGCCTTTCCCGAACACGGTCTACGCCCTGGACCTGGCCCGAAAGCCATACGCGATCTTGTGGAAGTACACCCCGGCGCAAAAGCCGGGGGCGATCACGGAGGCCTGTTACGACACCGTCAACCGGGGAGTCGCCTACGGGATGGGGAAGATCTTTCTGGGCACCCTGGACGGGCAGCTGATCGCCCTGGACGCGCACACCGGCGACGAGATATGGAAGGTGAAGCAGGGCGAAATCGGTCGCGGGGAGACGATCACCGGAGCCCCCATTGTCATCAAGGACATGGTGCTAGTCGGGATCTCCGGGGGCGAGTTCGGCGTCCGGGGTCGCGTCAACGCCTACGACATCAACACCGGCAAGGCTCGCTGGGTGGCCTATAGTCAAGGGCCAGACGACGATATCCTGCTCGAGCGCGATTTCAACAAGGAATGCCCGCGCCACGGCGGGCCGGGTGAGGGCACCCGTTCCTGGCCCGGGGAGCAGTGGAAGTTGGGCGGAGGGACGACGTGGGGTTGGTTCAGCTACGACCCGGGGCTCGACCTCTTCTACTACGGGTCCGGCAACCCGGGCTCCTGGAACCCCGACGAAAGAAAAGGCGGAGACAACAAGTGGGCCTGCACCCTCTGGGGCCGCCGGCCGGCTACGGGGATGGCCCGGTGGGCCTATCAGATGACTCCTTGGGACTCATGGGGCTACGATGGCACCAGCGAGCTCGTCCTGGTCGACCTGCGGATCGGGGAAGGCGTGCGCCGATGCGCCGTCCACTTCGACAAGAACGGCTTTGCCTACACGCTAGACCGCGCGACCGGAGAGGTGCTCTCGGCGGCCCCTTTCGTATACGTGAACTGGGCCAAGGGGATCAACCGCGGGGATGACCGGCCGATCGAAGTTCCGGAGAAGAGGGCGAAGGCTGGAATCGACATCAAAGGAGTCTGCCCCTCGGCCATGGGCGGGAAGAATCAGCAGCCGGCGGCCTACGCGCCGCAGACCCATCTTTTCTACCTCGGGACGAACAACCTCTGCATGGACATCGAGGCCACGGAGGCCCGCTATGTTTTGGGACTCCCCTACATCGGAGCCAACCTAACGATCTACTCCGGTCATGAGGGGCGGGACAAATATTACGGCGAGTTCATCGCCTGGGACCCGGTGAAAGGGAGGCGCGCCTGGGAACTCCAGGAAAGATTCCCGGTTTGCAGCGGCGCTCTGGCCACCGCCGGCGGCCTGGTCTTCTATGGGACTCTCGACGGCTGGTTCAAGGCGGTCGATGCGCGCACCGGCGTCCTCTTATGGCAGCAGAAGCTCGGCTCGGGCATCGTGGGCAGCCCGATCGCCTTTCTCGGTCCCGACAACAAGGAATATGTCGCTGTCTATTCCGGGGTCGGCGGCTGGTTCGGACTGCCGGCCGCCCTCGATCTGCCCAGGGGCGATCGGCAGGGGGCCATGGGCGCTTCGGGAGCGGCGTATGACTCCGGGCTCCCGGGTTCGACGACCCCGGGAGGCGAGCTTGTCGTCTTCGGCTTGGAGTAG